TCGAGCCGTGAATTCTCCCGGCAGCGGGTCGGCATCGGACGGCAGGAAGGTTCCAGCCGGCAGATTGCGGGTTATGTCCTCTCCCAGTTCGAGGACCCCGAGCGGCCGAAGCTGGACCGGGTTTTGGCCCGGGCGTCGGACCAGATTGAACGGTGGCTGGAGAGCGGTGTGGCGAGCGCGATGAATGATTTTAATGGAATGGTCCCCGAGGACGATTCCGATGGAAAACTATGAAACGATACGAAGGTCTGTTTATTTTGAACACTGCGGGTCGCGAAGATGGGGTCAAGGAAATGATCGACCGTCTCACGGCCGACATTGCCGAGCAGGGCGGCAAAGTCGAAACGACGCAAAAGATGGACAAACGCCCGTTTTCTCGCGTGTCGGATCGCCGATATACCTCGGGTTTTTACGTGAACATTATTTTTCAGGGCAACCCGGATTCTCTCCCCGCCTTGCGGCAAAAATTCTCCCTGAACGATGAGGTCTATCGCGTGTTGTTCACCGAAGCTCCCGTCCTGGCAAAATAGAGGATCGTGCCGCAGGCGAAGAAACTTTCATGGCCAGTTTCAATAAAGTCATCTTGGTCGGGAACCTAACGCGGGATCCTGAACTCCGGTTCACGCCCAAGGGCACCGCCATCGCCAAGATTGGATTGGCTGTGAATCGCGTTTGGAAAACGGATACGGGCGAGACCAAAGAAGAAGTGACGTTCGTCGATATCGACATCTTTGGGAAGACGGCGGAGAACGTGGCGAACTATCTTCGCAAAGGCAGCCCGGCCCTTATCGAGGGGCGCTTGAAGCTGGACACGTGGGAAGATAAGCAAACCAATCAGAAGCGCAGCCGCCTGACGGTAGTTGCGGAAACGGTCCAGTTTTTGGGCTCGCCCCGTTCGCAGGAAGGTTCACAGGGGTCTGGCGAATTCAACCGGGGCCGCGTGCAATCTTCCGGGGGCAATCCCGCCCCCGCGTCCACGGAAGGCGGGGAAGACGGCCCTTCGGACGACGAAGTTCCCTTTTGAAGCGAGGCCGTTCGTTTCTTCGCGGGCAGGCAGGAACCTCAACATTATTTTCAGGAGATTTTATGGCAAAGACAGAAGTGATCCTCACTCACAACATCGTCGGACTGGGCGCCGAATCAGACCATGTCAAAGTGGCCGCCGGTTATGCCCGCAATTATTTGATTCCCCATGGATTCGCGATTCCGCTGACGGGTGCCAACAAGCGCCGCATCGAATCCTTGCGCCAGCGCCGGGCCGAGCGGGAAGCTCATGAGTTCAACACCATGTCGGAACTGGCCCGGAGTCTCGAGAAGATGACGCTGACGATTTCCGTGAAAACAGGAGATGACGGCAAGATGTTCGGTTCGATCACCTCCGGTTCCATTGCCGATGAATTGAAGCATCAATTTGATATCTCGCTCGACAAGCGCAAAATTCATTTGGAAAAACCCATCAAGACCCTGGGTGATCATGAGGTGGCGATGAAACTGCACAGCGAAGTGAATACAACGCTGAAGGTGGTGGTGAAGAGCACCACGCCGCCGCCCGCTCCAGCGGTCGAAGCCAAGCCCGCGGAGGCTCCCAAAACCGAGAAAAGCGGAGCACGTCCCAAGGGCAAATAACCTCAGACATCCTGACCCCAAGCGGGAGATGCGGGACGGATGCAGAAGGGATGTGAGACCAGAGTGACGTGAAGCGGCTCAGTCGCAAGCCAGAGGCTTGCCAGCCATTAGCCGGTGGTTGAGGAGCGCAGCGACGATACCACCGGTCCACCGAGTCGCCCAAGAATGTGCATCCCGGAGGGATGCCAGCGTCGCAGGTGCCCATACCCGGGGTGTGCGGTTTTCAGGTCTCTAGGGCCGATTCTTCATGGGCAAGGAGCGGACCGCTCATCGCTGAGCTTCATGCCTCCTGACTTCGAGCAGCGAACATCTGAGGAGACGGGAACATGCTTGAGACCACCGCAGCCGATCCCGCGTGTTGCATGGTTCCTTACCCCGCTGCGACCCCTCCCGGGGTCGACGACGCTGTCGTGCCCAGGATCCGGGGGTGGCGTTCGTGCCTCACGCCACCCCCGGCTAATGGCTGGCATCCCTCCGGGATGACTCGTGGTCGAGAAGGCTTGTGTTTCGTGACCGATGCGTTGTTTCTTTCTCGCCGCTTCAGATCGTCGGATACTGAGACCACCAACCTCCGGATCATCGATCGCCAACTGGGCTCATCCTGATTCCACCTCGGGTCAGGATGTCTGAAGCTGTTGCAACAAACGGTTGGGGTCGTTTTTACGGGGTTCAACTGCCGTTTTTAGGTTAAAAGCGACGGCCTCCCGATCACTGGAGGCCGTTGTCTTTTAGCCGTTTCGCTCAGGGTCTGGCCAGCGAGCAGTCGCTGCCGAATTTGGCCTCGATGCATCCTCAAGTTGTCGGGGCGCGCCGTTCACGGCGCTTCCGCTGGCGCCAACCTGCCGCGGCGATCTCCTCCCGCTCCATGGCCCGCCCTGGGTGAATGCCTTTGCCCTGGCATCACCCGTGCCCGTTGAACCTGCAATGCCCCTTTGAAGACACGCCCTGAAGCGGCGTGAACGGCGCGCCCCGGCGTCGCCGCGCGCATCACCAACAACCTGTGGATACGCTGGTCTGGCCTAGGCCAGGATCTCCCGGATCACGCGGCAGGGTTTGCCGTCCGTCAGATGCTGCTGTTGGCCGTTGTAGTGAAAGGCCAGTTCCGAATGCTCGAATCCGAAGAGATGGAGCAGGGTGGCATGGTAATCGGCTGGACTCACAGGATCGACCGCAGCCCGGTGGCCAAAATCATCCGTTGCGCCATAGACCCGCCCACCTTGAATCCCTCCGCCCGCCAGCCAGGTGCTGAAGCCCTGGCCGTTGTGGTCGCGTCCGGCCTTCTCCGCCGGACCGTGGTTCTCCGTGACGGGAAGACGCCCGATCTCGCCCCCCCAATGCACGAGCGTGGTGTCCAGCAGTCCGCGGGCTTTAAGATCCGTGACTAAACCGGCGGAAGGCTTGTCCGTTTTGCGGCAACAATCGGCGAGACCCTTTCGGATGTTCTCATGGTTGTCCCAGATCTGCCCGTTGACGAAAAGCTGCACGAAT
This genomic interval from Verrucomicrobiota bacterium contains the following:
- a CDS encoding 30S ribosomal protein S6, whose protein sequence is MKRYEGLFILNTAGREDGVKEMIDRLTADIAEQGGKVETTQKMDKRPFSRVSDRRYTSGFYVNIIFQGNPDSLPALRQKFSLNDEVYRVLFTEAPVLAK
- a CDS encoding 50S ribosomal protein L9; this encodes MAKTEVILTHNIVGLGAESDHVKVAAGYARNYLIPHGFAIPLTGANKRRIESLRQRRAEREAHEFNTMSELARSLEKMTLTISVKTGDDGKMFGSITSGSIADELKHQFDISLDKRKIHLEKPIKTLGDHEVAMKLHSEVNTTLKVVVKSTTPPPAPAVEAKPAEAPKTEKSGARPKGK
- a CDS encoding single-stranded DNA-binding protein yields the protein MASFNKVILVGNLTRDPELRFTPKGTAIAKIGLAVNRVWKTDTGETKEEVTFVDIDIFGKTAENVANYLRKGSPALIEGRLKLDTWEDKQTNQKRSRLTVVAETVQFLGSPRSQEGSQGSGEFNRGRVQSSGGNPAPASTEGGEDGPSDDEVPF